From the Ilumatobacteraceae bacterium genome, the window CAACTCGTCGAGGCTCGCATCGACCATCTCCTCGGTCGAACCCGGCAGCTGGACACCGACGATGACGATCTTCTCCCGGATCGACCGGTCGATGAGTGTGGCACCGAGTGCCTCCTGGTACGGCGTGTTCACGTGGTGCTGATCTCGATCGTCGCGATGTGGGTGGCCGGGCCGATCAGCGTCACGCTGCCGGGCTCCGGCCGGTCGAGTTCCACCGTGGCACGCCCGCCGTCCATGTGCACCACCAGTTTCCCGTCGAGCGGGGTGGCAAGGCCCCACTTCGCGGCGGCGTGCGCAGCCGCACACGCACCCGTGCCGCACGCCTCGGTGATGCCGGCACCGCGTTCGTGAACCCGCATCCGGATCTCGTCCTGTCGTTCGCCCGGGGCGACGATCTCGAGGTTCACCTGGGCGACCTTGGCCCCGAGGACCGCGAGGTCGACCTCGTCGACGTCGTCGACCCCGACCACACTGTGCGGATTGCCGAGGCTGACGTGGGCGACCGGGCGGTCGGGATGGCAGCCGAGATCGTCCCACCCGGCGGGTTGGGCGATCGGGTCGATCGAGCCCATCGACACCGACGCCATGATCGTGCGCGGATCGTCGGTCGCGTGGAGTTCGACGACACGGTCACCGGCGTCGGTCAGGATGTTCTGTCGGGTCAGCACACCGCGTCGCGCTGCCAGCGCCTGCGCAAAACAGCGGATGCCGTTCCCGCTCATCTCGGCGCGGCTGCCGTCGGCGTTGAAGAGTTCCATCCGGGCGGCGTATCCGTCGGCCGCCGTTGCGACGAGCAGTCCGTCGGCACCGATGCCACGCCGACGATCGCACAGCTCACGGGCCAGCGCCGGCAGGTCGTCGACGTCGGGATGGAACACGACGAGGAAGTCGTTGCCGAGGCCGTGGTGCTTGGTCAATGTGAGTGTGCTCATGCGCACTCCCAGCGTACGTGTTCGCCGGGGCGATGACGCTGCGCGTTCGATGCCCTTCCGACATCCGGACCGGTCCGGTGCCTCGGCACCGTCGACTCCGGCTGGTTAGGGTCACTCCACGTGCCACAACACCTCCCCGCCCATCGGGTCCTCGTCACCGTGGGCACCCCCTGCACCCTGTCGGCGGTCGGGAGCACCGAGACCGCGAGAGCACTCATGGAGGGCGCCCCCGAAGCCGTCGCACTCTCCGCGTTCGACGCCGGGCTCGTCGATCTGCGCGTCGACGAGCGCGGCTCGATCGTCGCCACCTGGCCGAACGGGTCTCCGGCATCGTTCGAACAGATCGCGGCCCGACACGGCGCCCGCCTCGCGGCCGAGCGGGGCATCCGGGCCGTCCCAGAACTCCTCGACCGAGGCGCGCCGGTCGACGTGGCCGCATCGCTCCCCCACGATCTCGCCACCGGCGGGTTGCGTCGTCTCGCCGGGCTGACCTACGGCGAGGTGCGCGCGTCCGGGTTCCGCGACATGCACGGTCTGTTCAGCGACGACCCCGGTCTCGGACCATCGCTGCAGGCCCAGATGTTCGCGTACGCCGGGCTCGGTGCGCTGGCGGCACTGCCCCGGCCGCTGGCGGAGATGATCGACGAGCCCGCCGACTTCCGCGTGGTCGCCGCAGCGACCTTCTCGGGTCTCGACTCGTGGGACGCGCTCGAATCGCCCGGTGGCGAGGGCACCCGCGACAAGTTCGCAGCTCGGCTCGCGAGTTCACTCCTCTCGCACGGTTCGGCGCTCGTGTCGACGATGCTCGCGCCGTCGTACCCGCTCTCCAAGGCGACCAAGCAACCCGACCTGTTGGCCTCGCTCCGCTCGCCGTCGGGGCTCATGCGCGTTCCGCAGGCACCGATGAACTCGGTCGGCGCGTGCGCGTCGAGCCTGATCTCCCTGGCCGATGTCGCACCGCAGATGCTGACCGACTACCCCGGATCGCGGCCGCCGCGCCTCATCATCTGGACCGCAGCGGACTCCAGCACCTTGCCGTCATGGGAGGTCCTGGAAGGATTCGGTCCGGCTGCACTGGTCACGACCGACAAGGTCGCGTCGCTCAACGCCGACCGCACGAGCGCCGAGCACCGGACCGTGGCCGAATCGCTCGCTCCCTTCGACGTCGACGCATGCGGCACGGTCGTCGGCGACGGCGCTTCGGGTCTCGTCGTGACCACGCTCGACGTCGCACTCCGCCACCGGCTCGACATCACCTCGATCATCGCCGGGTGGGGGCAGAGTGGGGAGACCGGCGGCAAAGCACACTTCGCCGGGGTCGGCTTCGGTGGCGAGAACGCCCTCGTCAACGCGTTCGGGATCGCCCGCGAGGCCCACGGCTACGGCGTCTCCGACTTCGCCTACCTCGCTGCGCACGCCACCGGGACCCGCACGAACTCGCGCACCGACCTCACGTCGGTCGGCACCGCGCGATCGATCGCCGCCGAGCTCGGCGGCGGCTCGGCGGTCCCGACGATGCGGGTCGGTACACCCAAGGCGCTCGGCGACGGCCACACGATGGGCGACGCCGGGCTGAAAGAGGTCGTCCACGCGCTGCGGTACGTCATGGGCGACACCGCGGTCGGGCTGCCGACCCTGCGCCACGTCGATCCCGACCTCGGACCGTTCGTCGATCAGTACGAGTTGAGCGGCGCCACGGTGCCCGGTGACGCCGATGGCGGCGCGATCTGCGCCACGCAGGGGTTCGGCGGCTACGACGGCGCCGTCGCACTGCGTGCCGCCAACCCCGACTCGATCGCCCGTTACGACTGCGATCGGGCTGATCTCGCGGCGTACCTGGAGCAATGGCCCGAGATCCGTCGGGAGCGCGAGCGGCGCGAGTTGGTCAGCCGCACCACCAGCGGCGACACGTTGCGGCTCGGGCTCGAACACCGTTGGCCCGGCGCCGAGTGAGCAGGCGTTCGACGCTCACGAGCTCAGTGCGGCAACCACCGTCGGCGTGGCTTCGGCCACCGGGTCGTGCTCGACGTCGACCCACCGGACGCGAGGGTCGCGCCCGAACCACCTGAGTTGGCGAACTGCGAACTGGCGGGTGCGAACCACGATCTGATCGACCGCCTCGTCGAGCGAGCACTCGGCGCCGAGGTGAGCGAGGAGTTCCTTGTAGCCGAGCGCCTGCCGGGCGGTCCGCGACAGGCCACGACCGGCGAGCGCCTCGACCTCGGCGAGCAATCCGTCGGCCATCATGCGGTGCACCCGGGTCTCGATGCGGTCGGCGAGCACCGACCGATCCCACCGGAGGCCGATCTGAGCGATCGGTGTCGGCGGGTAGGCGTCGAGGCCGGGCCCGAAGGAGCTGAACGGACGCCCGCTCCCCTCGCAGACCTCCAACGCCCGCACGATCCGCCGCTCGTTGGTCGGTTCCATCCGGGCGGCCGCCACCGGGTCGAGTTCGGCCAGCCGGGCGTGCAACGCGGTCGCGCCCCGGTCGGCGACCTCCTCGAGGAGACGGGCGCGCACGTCGGGCCACTCTCCCGGCAGGTCCAGGTCGTCGATCACGGCCCGGTGGTAGAGACCGGTTCCACCCACGAGCAGTGCCGAGCCGCGCCGGACGGCGATCTCGTCGACCGCGTCGCGGTACGCACGTTGGAACTCGGCGACCGTGAAGTCGGCGTCGGGGTCGACGAGGTCGATCAGGTGGTGCCGCACCGCCGCCCGCTCCGACGCCGACGGCTTGGCCGTGCCGATGTCCATCCCCCGGTACACCTGCATCGAGTCGACCGACACGAGGTCGACCCCTGGCACCTGGGACGCGGCGGCCATCGCCACCGACGACTTGCCCGAGGCCGTCGGACCCACCACCGCGACGCGCATCGGCCGGGGAGGACTCATCGCAGCGAGCGCTCGGTCGACCCGGTAGGTCGCGGCATCGCCCCCGACCCGACGAGCGGGCTGGAGGCGAGCACGATCGGGTTCACGACGCGTTGACCGGGATCCGGATCTTGTGGGTCGGCTCGGCCAGCAGTTCGACGAACCGCCCTTCGAGGAAGTGGGGGGCGCCGCGGGTGATCTCGACCGTCGCGTAGCTGCCGGTGCGAATCGGGAACGGCGGCGTGAAGTGCACCAGCTTGTTCTGGCGCGTCCTGCCCGAGATGACGTCGGGGTTCCGCTTGGACGGTCCCTCGATCAGGACCTCCTCGAGACGACCGACCCGGGCTTCGTGCTTGGCCAGGGCGGAGCGCTCGATCACGACTTTGAGCCGGTCGAACCGCTCGCGCGACACGGCCGGGTCGACGAAGTCGGCTTCCATGTCGGCGGCCTCGGTGCCCGGTCGCGGCGAGAAGATGAACATGTAGGCGAAGTCGTACTCG encodes:
- the dapF gene encoding diaminopimelate epimerase, encoding MSTLTLTKHHGLGNDFLVVFHPDVDDLPALARELCDRRRGIGADGLLVATAADGYAARMELFNADGSRAEMSGNGIRCFAQALAARRGVLTRQNILTDAGDRVVELHATDDPRTIMASVSMGSIDPIAQPAGWDDLGCHPDRPVAHVSLGNPHSVVGVDDVDEVDLAVLGAKVAQVNLEIVAPGERQDEIRMRVHERGAGITEACGTGACAAAHAAAKWGLATPLDGKLVVHMDGGRATVELDRPEPGSVTLIGPATHIATIEISTT
- the miaA gene encoding tRNA (adenosine(37)-N6)-dimethylallyltransferase MiaA codes for the protein MSPPRPMRVAVVGPTASGKSSVAMAAASQVPGVDLVSVDSMQVYRGMDIGTAKPSASERAAVRHHLIDLVDPDADFTVAEFQRAYRDAVDEIAVRRGSALLVGGTGLYHRAVIDDLDLPGEWPDVRARLLEEVADRGATALHARLAELDPVAAARMEPTNERRIVRALEVCEGSGRPFSSFGPGLDAYPPTPIAQIGLRWDRSVLADRIETRVHRMMADGLLAEVEALAGRGLSRTARQALGYKELLAHLGAECSLDEAVDQIVVRTRQFAVRQLRWFGRDPRVRWVDVEHDPVAEATPTVVAALSS